Sequence from the Fusobacterium sp. IOR10 genome:
TAATCTAGGAGGATTTTGCATGAATAATATTTGTAACTTTACAGCTTTAGAGCTTAGAGACAAAATAGCAAAGAGAGAAATAACTGCTGTGGATGCTTTAAAGGCTGTATATGAAAAAATAGAAAAAACTGACAATGTAATTGGAAGTTTTGTTTACTTAAGAAAAGAAGCAGCTTTAAAAGAAGCTAAAATAATTGATGAAAAAATAGAAAATGGAGAAAAAGTTGGGATTCTTGCTGGAGTTCCAGTTTCTGTTAAGGATAATATGGTTTCTTTAGACGATCTAACTACATCTTGTTCTAAAATTCTTTATAATTACAAGGGAATATATGACGCCACTGTTGTTAAAAAATTAAAAGAAGCAGGGGCAATTATAATAGGAAAAACCAATATGGATGAGTTTGCAATGGGAGGAAGTACAAAAACTTCATACCAAAAGCTAACTAAAAATCCTTGGGATACTTCAAAGGTTCCTGGAGGAAGTAGTGGAGGAGCTGCAGCTTCAATAGCTGCTAAACAATGCTTTATTTCCCTAGGTTCTGACACTGGAGGAAGTATTAGACAACCTGCTTCTTTTTGTGGAGTTGTAGGTCTTAAACCAACTTATGGAAGAGTTTCTAGATATGGGCTAATGGCCTTTGCATCTTCTTTGGATCAAATTGGACCTGTTGCTAAAAATGTAACTGACATAGCTTTAACTATGAATGTTATTGCTGGACCTGATGAATATGACGCCACTGTTAGTCCAAGAGAAGTTCCTGACTATACTAAATCTTTAAATAAAGATATTAAAGGAATGAAAATAGGTATTCCAAAGGAATATTTTGTTCAAGGATTAAATCCTGAAATAAAAAGAATAATGGATGAATCAATTGAAAAATTCAAAAGTCTTGGAGCTGAAATTGTAAATGTATCTCTACCTCACACTAAATATGCTCTACCAACTTACTATGTTCTAGCACCTGCTGAAGCAAGTTCAAATCTAGCTAGATTTGATGGAATAAGATATGGTTACAGAAGTCCAAATGCAAAGGACTATATTGACCTATATGTTAAATCTAGAAGTGAAGGATTTGGTACAGAGGTAAAAAGAAGAATAATGATAGGTACCTATGTTTTAAGTGCTGGTTTCTACGATGCATATTTTAAAAAGGCTCAAAAGGTTAGAGCTCTTATTAAAAAAGATTTTGACGATGTTTTTGAAAAAGTAGATATTATTCTTACACCTGTTGCTCCATCAACTGCCTTTGCTCTTGATGCAGTAAAAACACCACTAGAATTATATTTAGAAGATATATTTACACTTTCTGCTAATCTTGCAGGAATTCCTGGGCTTTCTATACCAGCTGGAATTGCTAATAATTTACCTGTAGGTGTTCAATTATTAGGAAAACATTTTGGAGAGGAAAACTTAATTGCTGCAGGACACGCATTTGAAAAAATAAGAGGGGAATTTAAACTTCCTGAAGGAGCTGATAATAATGAATAAACAATGGGAATCAGTAATTGGACTTGAAGTCCACCTTCAACTTAAAACTGGTACAAAGGTTTGGTGTAGTTGTAGTACTGACTATGATTCTGATAAACCTAATACACATACTTGTCCTATTTGTTTAGGACATCCTGGAGCTTTACCAAAGCTTAATAAAAAAGTTTTAGAGTATGCTATTAAAGCAGGACTTGCTCTAAACTGTAAAATAAATAATGAAAGTACCTTTGATAGAAAAAATTATTTCTATCCTGATACTCCTAAAAACTATCAAATAACTCAATTTGATAATTCCTATGCTGGAAAAGGTTATCTTAATATTAATGTAAATGGAAAAGAAAGAACAATTGGAATTACTAAAATTCAAATAGAAGAAGACGCTGGTAAATCTATTCATGGGGCAAATGAATCATATATTAATTTTAACAGAGCTTCAATGCCTCTTATTGAAATAATATCAGAACCTGATATGAGAAGTTCAAATGAAGCCTATGAATATTTAACTCTTCTTAGAAATACTCTTAAATATACAAGAATAAGTGATGTATCCATGGAACTTGGTTCTTTAAGATGTGACGCTAATATTTCAGTTCATCACAAGGGAGAACCTTTTGGAACTAGAGTGGAAGTTAAAAATCTAAACTCTTTTAAAGCTGTTGCTAGGGCTATAGATTATGAAATTAATAGACAGATCAATGTTATTGAAGCTGGGGGAGAAATTCATCAAGAAACTAGAAATTGGGATGATGAAACTCAAATAACAAAAATCATGAGAAGTAAAGAGGAAGCTATGGATTATAGATACTTCCCTGAACCTGATTTATTAAAGGTTGTTGTAACTGATGAAGAAATAAGTAAAATCAAAGAAACTATGCCTGAAGATATTGTAGCTAAAATAAATAGATTTGTAACTGACTACAAAATTCCTCAATATGACGCTGACATTCTTTGTTTAGATATTGAACTTGCAAATTATTTTGAAAAAGTTGTTAAGGAAAGCAACAACCCTAAAATTAGTTCTAGTTGGATTCTTAATGAAGTTTTAAAATATCTAAAGGATAACCATATGGAAATTGGTAACTTCCCTATTTCTCCTGAGGATTTAGGAAAAATAATTAAACTTATTGATAAAGATGTTATTTCTTCAAAAATAGCTAAAAAATTATTTGAAATTAAATTAAATGATAAAAGGGATCCTGAAGTTATTGTTAAAGAGGAAAAAATGGCTCAAGTTGCTGATAGTGGAGCTATTGAAGCCCTTGTAGATGATGTACTTAAGAATAATCCTAAACTAATTGAAGATTATCACAATGCTGATGAAGGTAGAAAACCTAGGGTTCTTAAGGGACTTATGGGTCAATGTATGAAACTTTCCAAAGGTAAGGCTAATCCTAAAATGGTTACTGATCTTTTATTAAAAAAACTATAAATTTTAATTATAAATTGCAATAAATTAAAGGGGGTATACTCATGTTAGAATTATTAAAGGAATTAAATGCCGAAAAATTTGATATTGTATGTGCTGGAAGAAAATACTACAGCGTTAGAATTGTAGGATGCAAACATAATTTTTTAATTGTTGAAACTAAACAAGACAATAAAATGCTTGTTAATGTTGACTCTATTTCAACTATAACACCTGCAAAGGATTTTGCATATGGAACTATAGTTAAAAATATTAGATTGTAGTATATAAACATAGTATATATAAACAGTTCCTTCAGCTTTAAGCTGGAGGAACTGTTTTTTATTTTTATTAATCGAGATTGAATCTATTACTTATTTATCATTTTGAAAAATTAATCTTTTCTTTTTATAA
This genomic interval carries:
- the gatA gene encoding Asp-tRNA(Asn)/Glu-tRNA(Gln) amidotransferase subunit GatA produces the protein MNNICNFTALELRDKIAKREITAVDALKAVYEKIEKTDNVIGSFVYLRKEAALKEAKIIDEKIENGEKVGILAGVPVSVKDNMVSLDDLTTSCSKILYNYKGIYDATVVKKLKEAGAIIIGKTNMDEFAMGGSTKTSYQKLTKNPWDTSKVPGGSSGGAAASIAAKQCFISLGSDTGGSIRQPASFCGVVGLKPTYGRVSRYGLMAFASSLDQIGPVAKNVTDIALTMNVIAGPDEYDATVSPREVPDYTKSLNKDIKGMKIGIPKEYFVQGLNPEIKRIMDESIEKFKSLGAEIVNVSLPHTKYALPTYYVLAPAEASSNLARFDGIRYGYRSPNAKDYIDLYVKSRSEGFGTEVKRRIMIGTYVLSAGFYDAYFKKAQKVRALIKKDFDDVFEKVDIILTPVAPSTAFALDAVKTPLELYLEDIFTLSANLAGIPGLSIPAGIANNLPVGVQLLGKHFGEENLIAAGHAFEKIRGEFKLPEGADNNE
- the gatB gene encoding Asp-tRNA(Asn)/Glu-tRNA(Gln) amidotransferase subunit GatB — encoded protein: MNKQWESVIGLEVHLQLKTGTKVWCSCSTDYDSDKPNTHTCPICLGHPGALPKLNKKVLEYAIKAGLALNCKINNESTFDRKNYFYPDTPKNYQITQFDNSYAGKGYLNINVNGKERTIGITKIQIEEDAGKSIHGANESYINFNRASMPLIEIISEPDMRSSNEAYEYLTLLRNTLKYTRISDVSMELGSLRCDANISVHHKGEPFGTRVEVKNLNSFKAVARAIDYEINRQINVIEAGGEIHQETRNWDDETQITKIMRSKEEAMDYRYFPEPDLLKVVVTDEEISKIKETMPEDIVAKINRFVTDYKIPQYDADILCLDIELANYFEKVVKESNNPKISSSWILNEVLKYLKDNHMEIGNFPISPEDLGKIIKLIDKDVISSKIAKKLFEIKLNDKRDPEVIVKEEKMAQVADSGAIEALVDDVLKNNPKLIEDYHNADEGRKPRVLKGLMGQCMKLSKGKANPKMVTDLLLKKL